TCTTCGCCTTCTAAAGCAGCAGAGCGCGGTGACCGGTGATGTTTCGCGTGAAAGGTAATGACGTTGTCATGTATTGATACCTTAAGAAAGGTCGTACCTGTCCCAAATAATTCCTTAGCCACACTATTATAAATATGGGCTAGAGTTTTCTTTTGTTCTAGTATACTCATTTTGATTATCATCATCACCCACCGAAAAAATCAATTAAGTTAACGCTATTATACATAAAACTTTTTATACTTTCAACCGAATCGTTCGGATTTTTTCAAAATAAAATACGTTTGAGTGATTTTTTTGTAAGATTGACTCACAAAATACGCAACATAATTAAAAAAACACCTTTAATAATCGTTATTTTATATAACTGATTGTTCATTTTGGCTTTCTCTTTTGAGTAAATAGGACTTTAGCAAGATCATTTAACATATAAATTAGATTTATATGTATTTTCTGAAAATAACGGTTGTCTTTCTTCCTTTAAATAGTTAAAATATCTTTTATGGTTAGATAATTTAACGTTCCAGGAGAGATAACTATGATAACATTTATGCTTGCTATTGTCTTCCTTATCATCGGCTACCTTACATATTCTAAAGTCGTTGAACGGGTTTTTGGTATTAATGATAATGATGAAACACCTGCTTATACAAGATCGGATGGCCTGGACTATGTCCCGATGAGCTGGTGGAAAGGCAGCCTAATTCAATTATTAAATATCGCAGGTCTCGGTCCTATTTTTGGAGCTATTTTAGGGGCTTTATACGGCCCTGTAGCCTTTATTTGGATTGTTGTTGGCTGTATTTTTGCTGGTGCCGTACACGACTACTTCTCTGGAATGCTGTCCTTGCGTCATAACGGTGAGCAATACCCAACGCTTGTAGGGCGTTATTTAGGAAAAACTGTCCGTGTATGTATTAATTTTATTTCAATTATCTTAATGATACTGGTAGCTGCGGCATTTACCGCGGGGCCAGCTGAACTTATTGCCCAAATCACACCGCTCAATTTTATGACTGCCATCCTCATTATTTTTAGTTATTTCTTGTTAGCTGCATTACTTCCAGTAAACAAAATAATCGGACGTATTTACCCATTTTTTGGGGCCGTATTAATTTTTATGGCTGTCTCTGTAGCCATCGCTCTTCTTTTCACCGATCGTCAAATACCGAACTTAACATTAGCTAATTTGCATCCAGGAGAATTACCACTTTGGCCGTTACTAATGGTCACCATTTCATGTGGTGCAATTTCCGGGTTTCATAGTACGCAAAGTCCAATTATCGCTAGAACACTCAAAAAAGAATCCGATGGTAGAAAAGTATTTTATGGCGCGATGATCGCAGAAGGTGTCATTACATTAATTTGGGCAACTGCCGGGATGACTTTTCTCGGAAATACAACTGGTCTTCAAGAAGCGCTTACTGCTGGAGGGACGGCTGGCGTTGTTAATGAGATCTCTACAACTTTATTAGGGACATTAGGCGGCGTGCTCGCTATTTTAGGTGTCATTTTTCTGCCGATTACTACTGGTGATACAGCAATCCGTTCATCACGTATGATGGTCATTGAGCTTTTGAATAACGGCTTTAAAAAAATGAAAGGGATAAATGATAAAACATTAATCATGACCGCAACTATTATTGTCACGGTACCCGCCTTCTTCCTATCTTTGATCGACTATGCTTTTTTATGGCGTTATGTAGGGTGGACAAATCAAGTTGTAGCTACTGTAATGTTGTGGACAGGAGCAATGTACTTGCTTAAAAATAACAAACCTCATTGGATCTGCAGTGTTCCCGCTATGTTTATGTCAGCAGTCGTCTGCATGTATATCTTCTACGCACCAGAGGGATTTAACTTAAATTACAATCTAGCATTAATCATTGGCTCAATTTTAACATTAACGATCATCGGTTGGTTTATAAAGCAAATAATCACCCAACGGAAAGATAATGAACAAGCTTCAAAAATCGCTTAACATAACTTTATATTACTAACACTCCCTTTATTATCATAGAAGGAATTGCTCACATTTAGACTTATGTTTCTTACTGGAGCAATTCCTTTCTTAATATAGTCCAATAGACTCTAAGCCATCTGTATTATGATGTGGTAGCATATCTAAATATAAGGCTTGATCTAGTTATGATAGCTGTTCATCAATGAAAGGAGTGAAAATGAATGAAAGCACTCGTTGAAAAGCTTTTCGGTAAACCTCCGAGCGCCACCTTTCTACATATTTTCTATTGGTTCTATGTCGTTTTTTATTTTATTGCAGTGATCATGGGTGGTATCTCACTTATTACACTTGCAGAACATTGGGGAAACTTCGTGAGCTTTGCTCTCTTTTTAATTCTCTATCCTCTTATGTTTCGGTTATTTTTTAAACTTTTCCAAACCATACTAACCTATTTTGATTTCAAAAAGAGAAACACATGGTTTATTTTAAGTGCTGGTTTGATCATCATCGTCGGGGGAATGATCACAAGTTTGTTTTTATTTGGTGATAATGTGACTTATAACTATTCCAAAACAACAGTCAATGGTCAATTAAAAGTAACGATAGGCACGTTAAAAGGAAGCACAGACATAGAAGACATATACGTTAATCAATCAGGAATGGTGTCGATCCCCTTTGAGGGAGATGTTAACGAAGGAAGCGCCGATTTAATCGTGAAAGATGAGAATGATGTCATTATGTGGGAAACTGATCTCAGCTCCTCTCAAGAAAATGAAATTACTTTTCAAGCACAGGCTAACTCAGATTATGTTATCCTCTTACAAACAAACGAAGCAAAAGGGCTTCATCTAACCATTGATTTAGCAAATTAAAGAGTTTAGCAAACTTAACTTCTATTTTTGTGAAATAAGTCTAAAATAAAGGCAGATTCCTGCATGACTAAATATTTTTAACAATTTTAATTAAGACTACACAGGTATGGATGAAAGCACTTAGAACCATACAAAATAATCAGTGTTAGATTACCTTCCAATATCCATTGCTTTAATGCATTAAATTGTTATATTGTTAAGACTACATAAGTT
The DNA window shown above is from Salipaludibacillus agaradhaerens and carries:
- a CDS encoding Na-translocating system protein MpsC family protein, with translation MSILEQKKTLAHIYNSVAKELFGTGTTFLKVSIHDNVITFHAKHHRSPRSAALEGEDPNLKMEVDFRMSQLYKKKLKEKIEQELHLPLEAVLRDYDGATQLAFTNIVLSDI
- a CDS encoding carbon starvation CstA family protein yields the protein MITFMLAIVFLIIGYLTYSKVVERVFGINDNDETPAYTRSDGLDYVPMSWWKGSLIQLLNIAGLGPIFGAILGALYGPVAFIWIVVGCIFAGAVHDYFSGMLSLRHNGEQYPTLVGRYLGKTVRVCINFISIILMILVAAAFTAGPAELIAQITPLNFMTAILIIFSYFLLAALLPVNKIIGRIYPFFGAVLIFMAVSVAIALLFTDRQIPNLTLANLHPGELPLWPLLMVTISCGAISGFHSTQSPIIARTLKKESDGRKVFYGAMIAEGVITLIWATAGMTFLGNTTGLQEALTAGGTAGVVNEISTTLLGTLGGVLAILGVIFLPITTGDTAIRSSRMMVIELLNNGFKKMKGINDKTLIMTATIIVTVPAFFLSLIDYAFLWRYVGWTNQVVATVMLWTGAMYLLKNNKPHWICSVPAMFMSAVVCMYIFYAPEGFNLNYNLALIIGSILTLTIIGWFIKQIITQRKDNEQASKIA